From the Comamonas antarctica genome, the window CGGCGGCAAACTTGTTGGCCAGCGATACGGCGCGACGCTGGCCGCATTTCTCGTACACCTTGAGCAACTGATAGGCGGCATTGGCGCCGAACTTGTCTGGATGCTGGCGAACCAACTCCAGCAAATCCTCCGGCAGCCTGGCGTATGCCCGATAGAAGCTCATCAAGGTTTTCGACAGCTTGGCGCGGCGCGCGATATCCGAGGCGGACTCGCCGGCCACGATCAGCTTTTCATAGAACATCGCGCGGTCGAAGTCGCAATGCTGCTGCCGGCATTCGTTTTGCTCGTAGCCGAACCACGCCGATTCCTCGAGGCTCAGATCCAGGTGGATTTCAGCCAGCAGCGAATCGAAAACCTTGTGTTCCCGGCAAGCCTGCACGCGTGTCCAGCCATCACAGATGATGAACCGGCCCGCAGCGCTGGGATTGGGAATGACATGAATCGGATCGTGTTGGCCCTGGGTACGCAGATTTTCCGCACGCTGCAGGATCATCTCCGACGTATAGACTTCACGCGGTG encodes:
- a CDS encoding ParB/RepB/Spo0J family partition protein produces the protein MAKAPPKLSGLIKSGTVVPTVPLHALPDMPAVRPAPAETFAGASDTPRPPTGMAHERQLLQINLELIDPNPLAPREVYTSEMILQRAENLRTQGQHDPIHVIPNPSAAGRFIICDGWTRVQACREHKVFDSLLAEIHLDLSLEESAWFGYEQNECRQQHCDFDRAMFYEKLIVAGESASDIARRAKLSKTLMSFYRAYARLPEDLLELVRQHPDKFGANAAYQLLKVYEKCGQRRAVSLANKFAAEDQPLRWLSNQAQALLNPSGGKSASPSKQIKYSNGYYKQRGDVFEVSIAVPDDKRLAFATALENLLDTVAVVLAPEPEKVPAAEKPGGHD